The DNA region aaagaaaaaaaaaaaagaagcctcaTCCTCATTCTTAAACAACCACTTATGTTGAtttcaacataaaaaattttgtatacaaaaaaataaaatgtaacaTGAGTATGCTTGTCAATGACAATTTAGTCATTTTACTCGTTTTTTCATCCAACTTAATTGGCCGATTTAGCGACCAATTTAATCATTGATAATTCATGTGTTTTTCTTCTATTAAAATCAATGCCATTCTACAAACTTTCATCTATTGTGGGAGGGAGGGAGTGTTAATCATGCAATtgatacaaaaacaaaaccatatGTGCATATACAACAACAAATCATTATGCAATTTTATCTATTTGCCAACCACCAAGTTTCTAAACCCTTGGTTGGACAGGGtatattagggttttgagaTCCAAGACACAGAAATGCAGCTGAAAAGCTACTGAGCCACCAGATACTGAGGGCTTTAAATGATCAGTAGTCATGAACTTTCATCAAGTAATCTTCAGAGCTTCTACCATCAACTTGTAGAGGGCAAATCCACCTTGATGGCAGCCAGGCATATTTGATGTCATGTTCTCCAAATCAATCTGACAAGGAAAACTGATGAGTACTTGCATCTTAAGAGAGACAAAGTAATGAAATTATTTAATCTGTCTACAATATCatacaaagaaagaaatttttattCTAGGTTAAGGTACTTTCTTATATACCTCTGGACTAAAAGAAGTAGCCTTTCTTCTTATATAATATAAGAAACAACTTGATGACCAGTTATAatttagtaaaaattaatttctccAATGGTAATATGGTATATAGCTACCACACTAATGTCCCCTCACAAGTCCCAACAGCCATTGCAGAAGTGCTGCATCCCAAGCTCCCATCACAATGAGAATTGCTACCGCAGTATCCTAACCCGATAAACCACTTCACTGACATATACAACCAATACATCTCTCACTATTGCCATAACCATTATACTGTTTATGTGCTTGATCATTTACAAAATAAACCATAAGTTGTCCAGAAAATGGATTTTAAACTAACCATGGAAACTGCATAGAGTTGAGTTGACTCATAGCCATCTTGTGCACTCAAATACAATTGTTGAATTTCCTTCGACTCCAGACTGCACTTGATGAAGAAAAATGCAGCTGGTCTGACATTCAACTCCCTACGAGATATACCAATGAAAACTGGACTGCACTGCATgcaaatcaaaagattaatatCAGATACTTGCATAAACGGACACAAAATAACAATCAGACAGAAAGCATGTTCTAACCCAACAAGCCCCTACGTGAACGCTAACAATTCACTTACGAAAAGGGGAAATGCTCAAGCAGTTTTCACAGGGTTATTACAATACTGAAGCTTACAAGGGATGCCACAGGTACACCGATTTCTTCAACTACTTCACGAATTATGCTGTCAAACATCTCCTGAGAAACTTTTTGGTTAATAAGCTCAGAGCCTGTCAAGTCCTTGTCATACTGATGGGATGTTATTCCAACTTCTTGGGGCTGTCAACCATAAAACATTCTACTGTTACGTCCAGATTATCCAGGTGATGTTTGTCTCCAAAAGGATAAAGAAGAACAATATTCAGCCTAGaatcattaaatttgattaCAGACCACAAGATACTGCTTATAAATGATTGGATGACATAATGTAAATATACAGCAGTGGAAGCAAAAGGCCAAATTGCAATGAACCATGCATTGCCAGACTAGCTGCCCCCATCTACGAAAAAGAGAGGAGCAAATTATCAAATTCAAGACTCAATGACCTCGTagagtagttcaatcggctagggACTGCATtttatgaagtggaggttactagttcgaatctcctcttccttctcccCATGGGGTCTAAAAATagaaacttatcaaaaaagttcCAGTCTCAATACCTCTGGATGACCCCCTGGGAAGACAAAGGATCCCGGAAATTCCCCGACATTACTACTCCTTTGCAACACAATTATTTTCTGATCAGATGTCTCCACTATTGCACCATTGCCCAGTGGACTTGAGGTGTGCTGACAACAGATAGGGTCATCTGCAGGAAAAGCAAAGCTACAGATGCTCAAAAGATTTAAATCACATTAATAAGCACTAAGAAACATAACTATTTCTACTAAGCCATCCAAGTTGATTTAGCTGCCTCATATCATAATCTAAATGAACTTGAGCTTAACGTTAGAAGTTACAATACCTCAAGATAACATGGGTATATTCACATTTAATTTATTGCATCATTACCACAGAATTTATAATTTCATGCTTTATTTTTAGGATTAAATACGTATTTGGTCTTTGTAGTTTATCATTTTATCAAAAAGCTCCCTTGATTTTCAAAAGTGAAAATCTTAGTTCACAtgctttttctcaaaaaaacgAATGTATAATGTTGCCACACCTATATTCTTACCAAATTAGTATattacttaaaaattttaaaactaaaaactactaaaaaaaagagaaaagaaaaaaggcggGGTAGCAGCGAGGGAAAATCTCCTCTGCGGGTGGTGGGTGGGGGTTAACTGAAGACCCACCCCACCCTCACGGAGGTGGTTTGTGGGGGAACCCCACCCTGCTAAGGTGGTGGGATCCTCTATAGTCCACTACAGAGGGCAGCTCCTGGACCCCCCAACCCGCGGGTAGATCACAAGGGGGCTGCCCACCTCTGCAAGTGGTCACACGGGACCCCCCATCCATATGACCACCTCCTCCTGCCATGTGGAGGAGATTGTGAGGGTTGGGTAGTTCCTCACAACCCACCCTCTCCTGCCCTCGGGGTGGATCACAGGGGAACTCACCACCTCTACGGGGTGGGGGGTCCCTCGCGAACTGCCTCCCCAAAAGGGTGGGGATGGATTGTAGGGAAAACCCATCACCACTCTCAGATGGGACTTTTGCCTACAGCTAGGATGAACCTAGGTGGATTGATGGGGGGTATTTGGcaatcccaattttttttaccatccctataaaaatactattttctATAGCATGGCCCGTCAATGTTATCTTTTCACCCCCAAACTAGTTTCAACTTTCTACCAATACTCGAACAAAACAAGGAAGCAATCATAGGATTATAGCTTATAAAAAACACAAGTACAATAAGATGATTTTACAAACATGTAAATTTTGTATACAATTATGTGTGGCAACATTTTGTGTATGTGTGGCAACATTTTATGTGTCATATGTGACTTTTTATACATGTGACGAAAATTCTGTAAGTTTTTCATACAAAGAGATGGGCAGAATGAGCATTTTAATAAACTTGAAAACCACGTGGATCAAATTTGTCACTTTTGGAAATCAAGGGAGCTTTTTGATAAAAAGGGTAAATCATAAGGACCAAATATGTATTCAAcccttatttttatataaaaacacCAGGTGAACACCTCATAAGTGGATTGAAGTTCCGAGGAGATGAAGGATGCAAGATGAATAATAACAGCAAATTGGTTAGTTACTGTGCAGTATGAATTCAGTAGTAACATCAAACTTGAAATGCTAAAAATAAAACAGTCAGCacataaaatttcaacttcagGTAGATATACCTTCTGATTCGACCAAGAACTTTTCCCACAAAGGATTTAAGTTTGTCCCTACAAATGTCCTGGTAACAAGTAGATGAAACAGAATCATTACTTTGGGAGAAGAGTGAGCTGATAAGATCAAGAGAAGTCAATCAAAATGTTGCAGAAACTCACTACTATGTTGTAAAACCAATACTTTACTCATTTAGTACCAATTCAGAGACTAAATAACATAAAGGTAACTGCACATCAAAGAATAGTATAACGAATTGTCCTATTTGGTGGTtcacttctctctttctcatcaAAGAATAGTGTTTCAGCTCTCTTGCAAACGATGCTTCCATTATTAAATCTAAGGGAAAAAGTACATATACCCCACCCCCTTCAAACTAAAGATTTaatatccccctcaaactaccaaaaatttgcaatgtaccccccatGTCCTGTGAAAAGACAAAACTAACCCTAAaagtttttcaataagacaaacatgctcctataaattcgaaaaaaaaaaaaaaaaaactagaaaggGGGGGAGGGGGTTGGCTAAACCAACCCCAAAtgaccaaaaacaaagaagtttgaggccacccccaatggccatagggtggtttggccaccccaaataTGGCTGAAGGGGgaggccgaaccacctcctaGCCATTtgggagtggtttcggccacccctatggccattatgggggtggccgagctacCCTCTTGGCCAAACTACCCCCATGGCCTTGTGGGTAGTTCGGTTACCCCCCATTTGGCcaaaaaatcacactttttatttttatttttttatttctaattttagtttttatttttatttttagttttaagaattttttgaattttgtataatttattaagggtattttctgTAATTTAGGGGAGTACATTGCacatttttggtagtttgaaggggacATTGATGCAATCTTTACTTTGGGGGGACATTACAAATTTGGTGGTAGTTTTAGTGGGGTATGTATacttttccctaaatttaaatTAAGCACTTCATGGGTCATCCAAAAGCCCCCCATTAGTTGACATACATGTTTCATACTACAAACTCCTATTGTATGCCGATCAACCCCTAATCAAGGGTTATTAAGAGCTGGCATTGCATTCTTGCATGCAAAATTGCAGCCTTCGACATTTTAAATATGCAGTAGATAAAGTGGATTTTCTTAGTTCTTATTGTAAGATAGGTTAACAATACCATAATTAAGACGAAAGCAGCCCTAAAGCACAAACAAAGGGATGCTCCAGATGAGCAGAACATTTGCTCTCCTTGTTTAAAGCTCAAAATATTATTAAGCTTCACACTGCATATACACTAGATGACTAGGTATGGCAGGTAGATCTAATATCAATTACCAAGGCATCAAAAATATGGAAACTACAAAAACGGCCATTAAGGCCACAGGCAATGATTagtaaaaaaagggaaaaactaaaaactaaatattttatttcaaatactAATTACTGTGAAGAAAAAGCAAATATAAAGAATATTACATCTAAAATTagtcaatgaaaaaaaaaaaaaaaaagtttactaTCTTTTCAGGAGATGTGCTTGCATGCACAGCTgccacccacacacacacacacaacaagagagagagagagagagagagagagagaccgatAATCTGTCAAACCAAGTTGAAGGCAAACTGCTCCACCTCCATGCAAGAAGCATCCTCCGTACTGTAGAATTAAATATGTGGTAACATTTTAgacaataaaattctataaggcCTCAGCATTGTGGTTGTGGCATCAAAGCCTAAATGAAGAACTATGGaatcagtttttttttccaTGCCTAGTTCAGAAAATAAAGCACTACGTACAAAGATTTCACAGCATTATAGAAAAATGACAATGAAATATGGTCACTTTCCCATTATGTGGgtactaaaaaagaaaataatgttagaagtttgtacccaaaagaaaaaagaaaaaaagaaaaaaaaaagaaaaagaaaaaaaggctatGATCTCTGAATGTGTCACTCCCACAAGAGACGTATTTTTTTAGGTAGTAGCATTCCTATTTCGCTACTACCTAATTCCTTCATTAACTGTGGTCCAATGCTCATCTAAGTCATCTTAGTTGTTTGCTTCATGCTTAGCACAGTAATAATGTTAATCAGGAAATCAAACAATATACTGATAAGGGtataatgataaatttatgttaatttatacAAAGTAAATGACAATATATAGcataaaaaaacacttcaacTATTGCTTACAAAAGGAGATACTGTACCCGAAATTTTTGCCCATTGAACAATGAATTGTTTTTCTGAAACCTCTGATCCCATATCTAAATGAAAACCAATGAACAAATGAATAACGGTACAAAAAATCAGCAATACAATTTAGGAAGTGGTTTGATTTCCATGGAAACCCAATAAGTCCATTTTGATTGAATAGCCTAAAAAATAACGCCCGTTCTCCACAAGTAACAGACATTACGCAACCAAGCTGGTTGTAATAGAAACCAAATAGCTCCATTTAGGTGCTATCCGAATCAAATGGACAGGTGTAAAATCAACCGTAGAACACCGACTAATTCAGCTTCCcaaaattgacaaattttgCGGAATCAACAACCTTATCCAGTGAAGcgattgaaaaaatattgagctttatattaaaatatataaatgcgAATTCAAGAAATTGAGTGTCACCTCAGAAATGGAATTTTCCAGGTTGGTGTCCGGGTGGGGAATCCGATCGTATGCTTCATTAAAAACCACTGAGACCTTATACACATTCCAATACATTTCCATTACTATGTTTGATTCTAACATCATTACACATACAGATGtaagtaaagaaagaaagaaagaaagaaatgatgagAGTTTTGAGAACCTGTGATTGTAAAAGACCAGCGGGGCACGAGAGGAGAAGCTTGAAAGGAGGACAAGGGTCACCAACATTGGCACCAGCAGAATCGGCTGCCTTCTCCATTGGAGTCGCACGGCACGCAAATTGTTTGACGAAAAGTCTCACAGAGGCCAATGTGCAATGGGTACAAATTCTACAGACTTCTTCCGGAGATGGCAGTGGGtgcaaaatgttgaaaaatgaatgtGACTTGACCCCGTGTTTTGAAATCTATTCAGTTGTTGTTGACTGATGTTGTTAGCCAAAATCGAAGCCATGGCACGTGTGCACCGTGATATGGATACAATTAGGTCGTTgcagcactttttttttttttttgggaaactaTATTTTCCTATCAACTAAAACGCATTTTCACTTTGTCTTtatgaactaccaactgtgaCACTTGACCCTATGAGTTACCATTTTGTATCCAAAACTCTACTTCCATTAGTCAAAGACCTTAATTTAGACGgttaaagtgacaatgcgttgtagttcataaGAGCAaggtgacaatgcattgtagttcatAGAGGCAAAGtaacaatgaattgtagttcatggggcaaaGTGATGGGTAAACCGTCTGAATTAACGCCTTTGACTCATTGAATGGGGGTTTTGGGCCaaaaaatggtagttcatggggttGGATGTCACAGTTAgtagttcatggaggcaaaATGCTaaggcgttgtagttcatgaggaaaaatgtagtttccacctttttttttttttttttttttaatagtaataagAAATAAAGTAGAAAagcaaattttaattttttataagaaaaagtgaaaataatttgtatgttttgaagtgaccttatttttttttaatataaataaaaaatgattgatatgatataaaaagtaagaatgttttgaagttgactttttaaagaaaacttgGTTTGATTACCAAACAGAACTATTAGATCTATCACTTTTTGACGTCTATTGGATGTCATTAGGTgaaatcaaacccaaaataGTTTTAGGATATTTATAATTTGGGTTCAATATACTTTAATCCCTCAACTAACTGTCATTTCTTATAAAGCTTCACGAACCAACAACTATAACACTTAAGTACATCAAACTatcgaaataaaaaaaaaaaaaaaattacatcaatcCATCAATTTGTTGCATTTAAGCCAATCCGTTAGAAGCTGTCATCTGTTTGGATGAAAATGTGACAATAGACAACTTTTCTATCGGCCTTCCTATAAtacacttcatttttttaaaaccaaaataataaaataagaaaattatataaaatgcAAAGGGTGTCCACAAGACACCccatttcctttcttcttcttctttttttatttttttattttttattgattaataattataagaggtaaatttggtttttaagtataaaaataaagggtaTTTCAAAAGACTTTgatcaaatatgatttttctatCCAAACAAACTGTCAACACTAATATAGGAgtttaattacaataaaatggtaatttgatttatttaagtGTCATAATTATTAGTTCGTGAggctttataaaaaattgttgttaGTTTAGGAGGTTAAAGTATATTTAACCCATATAGTTTTGATGTTCTCTTAAAAATATGTGAATCTTTAAGAATAATTCTttgaaaaacaatatttaaaatctCACTGACAGTACATTTTTTatactatttgtttatttttaaaaagaaattggtCTTAATTGATCAAACCTATGAAGACTTGAATAAGctttttcatttctattttataattgagtaatgctatagtTTTGTGACTTGATGTTGTTAGGTGAAGTAAAACAACATGACATGCCATTATGGCAAATGAGGCCTGCATGCCAATgagtgaaaaatattaaaaattgttaataaaGTGACTGACTACGCATGTCAGGtttgctacaatgcattctccTACCCATCTCCCCGCCATCTTCTATATTTAACatcttgattttaaaaaaataataataataatcaaagagagtggagatggtggggagatgggcGGGAGAATGCCAAAAAACATTTGCCTATAATTCACGACATCAGAATCTTGCAAGACAGGCAAAGATTAGTGGTTGTTGGAACTTGAAGGCTGCAGTACCACTTTCGATGCTAAAGTTAGTAACTAGAAGAAATTtcttaggaaaaattacactttactcccttaaagtttggagcgattttcaattcgacctccaatatttcaatttttgcaatgcactcctctaaacttccaattttttttgcaatttgaccaattttatcccaaaaattctcatattttccctatttttttatttatttattttttaaatttggaaagtgcaaaaaaatggctagatggccaTAACTACcccgattttttttatttataaaaattaaaaaattaaaaaattagggacaatatggaaattttaaaataaaattggtcgaatggcaaaaatttagaagtttgaggggtgcattgcaaaaattgaaacattagaggtcaaATTGAGAATCGTCCTAAACTTTGGAgggataaagtgtatttttcccaatttcttaggaataattaaaataaaaaagacaaaagagtgggatagatataaatagaaaatgtTAGATGttctcttgatatttttttggtCGTTAGGCAAGCTTGCTCCCTAGAGGGCCTGTGGCCTTGAGGCTGTGCTTGGGCTAGTGGGGGTTGTGGGCTCCCCATTCCAAAATTGATTGTGACTtgcatatattttcattttagatAAAGTTTTTCAGTATATTAAACTCACTTGTGTCTTTAGATAATGTGAGTGTCACATACATTTTTAAAGATGTATATGAAAAATCACATACTCTAATGTTCCGCTTATTTCatcttaaatatttcatgtcGGAAGATGttttcaactaaaaacatttttcaaaaaatgtggttattttttgttgtttgttcgCAATCCTGGAAATAgttcaaaaaacattttctagaGTTTTGGCCCGCATGAAAAAATCGCAAaagatttcttaaattttttttatataatttgagcagttatgagaaagagagagaaaagacaaAGAGTAGCTGCAGATGAATAAAGTGTGCGAGAATAGAAGGCATTCGAGGGTAGAATAGGgatttagggtgcgtttgagagtgcgtttttaaaaaaataatctgcgattttaaacaaaatcgcaactttagggtgtttgggattgcgattttaaaattgcaaaaaaatatgcaatttctataagctgattagagggtgcttatttgaaaaagtgcgaatttaaaacaaaatcacgatttctattaaaaaaatatttggcgcaataattaccttttttagaacagGAATGAAAAAagaccaagaatacccacctaaaatatattaaaacccttattttctctctcttttttttgtttttttcttcatcttctctgtcttgttcatccttattggtaatttggtcatgaaactgcaattatatgctaatgttatcaaaacactcaattgataaaaaaaatactttttaatatgttttaccaaacgcctgtgcgattttaaaaagtagcgattttaaaaacgcaatttttaaaatcgcacttattgaaatcacacTCTCAAACGGGCCCTTAGTACAATTGCATGCTTACTCATATTGTTTGCAATTTGAGTTGACAATTGCGATAGGGCCCACTTGCCCGAGCA from Corylus avellana chromosome ca10, CavTom2PMs-1.0 includes:
- the LOC132164000 gene encoding nudix hydrolase 9, encoding MEKAADSAGANVGDPCPPFKLLLSCPAGLLQSQVSVVFNEAYDRIPHPDTNLENSISEIWDQRFQKNNSLFNGQKFRYGGCFLHGGGAVCLQLGLTDYRTFVGTNLNPLWEKFLVESEDDPICCQHTSSPLGNGAIVETSDQKIIVLQRSSNVGEFPGSFVFPGGHPEPQEVGITSHQYDKDLTGSELINQKVSQEMFDSIIREVVEEIGVPVASLCSPVFIGISRRELNVRPAAFFFIKCSLESKEIQQLYLSAQDGYESTQLYAVSMIDLENMTSNMPGCHQGGFALYKLMVEALKIT